Genomic DNA from Trichoderma asperellum chromosome 5, complete sequence:
TTCCCAGTCAATATTGGGTTAACCTCCATGCCTTGCGCGCCATGAAGCCAATCGAAGCGACGAACGCCCTTGGCTGCGATCTCGTgtctaaaaaaagaattgacCGATGCGGCTTCATGGTTGGCTACAGTGTCTTACCAGTAGAATTTGTCGATGAAGACAGTTCAATGTATTGGTGCTTCGCAAGTGCTTCGCGACACAGGCAAAGCAGAACCGGCACAAATGACAACAGAACCCCACACTTCGACTACAATAACAAGCagaaggagcagcagcaccagcattAAGAGGCTGCGGCAGTGACGGTCGCTATTCGTGGACATCGGTAGTCTATAGCTTGGTAGGGTAGCAGCTTGCAAGCTTCCCTCAGTCGTCGTGAGGTTTTGCGGCACAGCCTTCAGCGTGCTGAGTAAATCCTGCGGCTTGTGAGACTGGCAGAGGACCCCGAATCGGCCAGCCCAAAAAGGGGTGGCCGCTATTCTTAGCGTGGAAAGCGGATTAATGGAGCCCCAGAAGGCCATTTCAGGACACGAGGTTTATGAATCTCCTTCGCAACCCATGATAATCTCGCTATGAATTAGATCTATGCCTGTTCCTGAGAATGGTGGCAGTAACCCCTGGAGATACCCTGGACTCTGCTCGGGGACTTGAGCGGGCCCGTGAAGCATGTTTCTGGGCCTAGAAGCGGCTTGGATAGCATAGTATGGAGCCTAAATGTATCATCGTTTCGAAAGTTGCCGTTGTTTGATTGGAAATCCTTTGGTCATCCGTCATAGTCCAGTAGAATGGGGGAAGCATTGCCAAAAACGGAAGTAATGGTgataataatagcagtaacAAGATTAGCCGTAGACTATATTGGCGCTATTTGGAGTATGATGTCTTTGGCACGGCACTACTGAATTATTTGGGACACTTACGCTGTCTGACAACCCAAACCGGGGAGTTGCCCGGGTCTCTTGTCATTGCAAGACGAGACTGTACTTGACTTGTTGAAAATGCGCAAAACAATAGACGCtgcagaaagagagggcaTTTCACAATGCTGCTTCGTAGGCGGGTCACTGTCTATACGGCGTGCCCCTTTTTTAATGACAGTTCTATCCGTTGGGTTGCTTTATGAGTGGGCAAGGCCAACCGGAAAATCTGTCGGAAAGCTGAGAATTGTATTAATAACCACCTATCTTTGGTGTCTAGATAGGTAGAC
This window encodes:
- a CDS encoding uncharacterized protein (TransMembrane:1 (i78-106o)), encoding MAFWGSINPLSTLRIAATPFWAGRFGVLCQSHKPQDLLSTLKAVPQNLTTTEGSLQAATLPSYRLPMSTNSDRHCRSLLMLVLLLLLLVIVVEVWGSVVICAGSALPVSRSTCEAPIH